The sequence below is a genomic window from Paenibacillus silvisoli.
TCGAGAAAATACGCGGATTCGGCAGCTCCTCCGTCCGTTTCCGCCCCCAGCCATGCCCCCAAGTCAGCGCCTCCTCGCGCATGAGCTCAGCGGCAGCTCTCCGGAGACTGAGCGCCTGGAGTCCCTCTAATCCTTGATGATGCTGCACGATATAGATCCGCTTGAAGCCGATCATTCGAAGCCGCCTTAACAGCTCGAGCACATAGCCATAGAAATGTGCGGGGTCAAAATCAATCTCTCCATCAAGCGGCCCCGCTGCCCAAGACGTCGTCGGGCCGAAGGAAATCGGCGGCGCTACCACGCAAGGCGTGCGCTTCTCCACTTCCATGCATAGATGCTCGGCAATCATGACATCGGTGCCGACCGGCGAATGCGGCCCGTGATACTCCACAACGCCGGAAGCCATTATGAGCGGCAGCCCGCTGCTTACCGCCTCGCGAACCTGCTCGGGACGCATTCTCGTTAAATACATGGCTCTTCCCTTCCCCTCTCTCTCATCCGCTACTCGTCACGCATTTCCATTCTAGTGGAAGCGTACACCTATGGATGTAAATAAACCGATGCGTTATACGGCAATCCGGAAATTCCGCGCTTCACCAAAAAACAATGAATTATCCACTTCCAAGTGTTTATTCCTTATAATTACC
It includes:
- a CDS encoding creatininase family protein; the protein is MYLTRMRPEQVREAVSSGLPLIMASGVVEYHGPHSPVGTDVMIAEHLCMEVEKRTPCVVAPPISFGPTTSWAAGPLDGEIDFDPAHFYGYVLELLRRLRMIGFKRIYIVQHHQGLEGLQALSLRRAAAELMREEALTWGHGWGRKRTEELPNPRIFSTIQVGSIDTYLQALPDDTGPMPIGHAGKVETQLIQHIDPATVRMDALKSIERARLPEWLPDAEEADAAEGAYWLDRCIEGWVRTLNENQA